A stretch of the Nitratifractor salsuginis DSM 16511 genome encodes the following:
- the rpsD gene encoding 30S ribosomal protein S4: MARYRGPREKLERRLGVDLGLKGERRLAGKSALEKRPYPPGQHGQRRTKISEYGLQLREKQKAKFMYGVSEKQFRSIFQEANRLEGNTGELLIQLLEQRLDNVVYRMGFATTRAFARQLVNHGHVLVDGKRVDIPSYRVKPGQKIEIREKSKNNPQIQRSVELTNQTGIVEWVDVDKEKLFGIFTRIPEREEISIPVEERLIVELYSK, translated from the coding sequence ATGGCAAGATATAGAGGTCCCAGAGAAAAACTGGAGCGAAGACTTGGAGTCGATCTCGGCCTGAAGGGCGAGCGTCGCCTGGCCGGAAAGAGTGCGCTGGAGAAGCGTCCCTATCCTCCCGGACAGCACGGACAGCGCCGCACGAAGATCAGCGAATACGGTCTGCAGCTTCGTGAGAAGCAGAAGGCCAAGTTTATGTACGGAGTCAGCGAAAAGCAGTTCCGTTCCATTTTCCAGGAGGCGAACCGCCTCGAAGGAAACACCGGTGAGCTTTTGATCCAGCTCCTCGAGCAGCGTCTGGACAACGTGGTTTACCGCATGGGCTTCGCGACCACCCGTGCTTTTGCACGCCAGCTGGTCAACCACGGTCACGTTCTGGTCGACGGCAAGCGAGTCGACATTCCTTCCTACCGGGTCAAACCCGGTCAGAAGATCGAGATCCGGGAGAAGAGTAAAAACAACCCCCAGATCCAACGTTCCGTCGAACTCACCAACCAGACCGGTATCGTCGAGTGGGTCGATGTCGATAAAGAGAAGCTGTTCGGAATCTTTACCCGTATTCCTGAAAGAGAAGAGATCTCTATCCCGGTTGAAGAGCGTTTGATCGTCGAGCTTTACTCCAAGTAA
- a CDS encoding DNA-directed RNA polymerase subunit alpha, with translation MRKIKTAPFLPSEVEINEISDTRAQVIAYPFESGYAVTLAHPLRRLLLGSSIGYAPISVKIEGAAHEFDSIRGMHEDIAVFIIHLKNIRFKIKEGLDRAVVSYSFKGPREVVAGDLNNDQVEVVNPDQPLATLNEDGELTFTLEIAKGIGYVPSEDLQEEVDGDAIALDAFFTPVRKANYAIENVLVEDNPDYEKIVFEIETDGQISPVAAFANALETMHKQMSVFGEVMNLDLERSSGNSAENSELKPFLVPVDALGLGARSFNSLDRAGIKYLGELVLMSENELKEIKNLGKKSLDEIQEVLAEHGFGPDYEMDEETRAALTKKIAQLKE, from the coding sequence ATGAGAAAAATTAAAACAGCGCCTTTTCTGCCCAGCGAGGTAGAAATCAACGAGATCAGCGATACCCGGGCGCAGGTGATAGCCTATCCCTTCGAAAGCGGATATGCCGTCACTCTGGCGCACCCGCTTCGACGGCTTTTGCTGGGAAGCTCGATCGGTTACGCTCCCATTTCGGTCAAGATCGAAGGGGCGGCCCATGAGTTCGATTCCATTCGTGGAATGCATGAAGACATCGCCGTCTTCATCATTCATCTCAAGAACATTCGTTTCAAGATCAAAGAGGGCCTGGACCGCGCTGTAGTCAGCTACAGTTTCAAGGGTCCCAGAGAAGTGGTTGCCGGAGATCTCAACAATGATCAGGTCGAAGTGGTCAACCCCGACCAGCCTCTGGCTACCCTCAACGAAGACGGAGAACTCACCTTCACCCTGGAGATCGCCAAAGGGATCGGTTATGTTCCCAGCGAAGATCTTCAAGAGGAGGTCGATGGGGACGCGATCGCTCTGGATGCCTTTTTCACTCCGGTTAGAAAGGCGAATTACGCGATCGAAAACGTTCTGGTCGAAGACAACCCTGACTACGAAAAGATCGTCTTCGAAATCGAGACCGATGGGCAGATTTCGCCGGTTGCGGCTTTCGCCAACGCCCTGGAGACGATGCACAAGCAGATGTCCGTCTTCGGTGAAGTGATGAACCTCGATCTGGAGCGTAGCAGCGGAAACTCCGCTGAAAACAGCGAGCTCAAACCTTTCCTGGTTCCCGTTGACGCTTTGGGACTCGGTGCCCGGAGCTTCAACTCCCTCGATCGCGCCGGGATCAAATACCTCGGCGAGCTGGTCCTCATGAGTGAGAATGAGCTCAAAGAGATCAAAAACCTGGGGAAGAAATCCCTGGATGAGATTCAGGAAGTTCTGGCGGAGCATGGGTTCGGTCCCGATTATGAGATGGACGAAGAGACCCGTGCGGCCTTGACCAAGAAAATCGCACAATTAAAAGAATAA
- the rplQ gene encoding 50S ribosomal protein L17 gives MRHRHGYRKLGRKSQHRAALLKNLAIALTEHGRIETTLPKAKELRKYYEKLISKASAGDFNAHRAVFAQLQDKQSTKKLVEEIAPEYKERPGGYTRIIKTRVRRGDAAEMAIIELV, from the coding sequence ATGAGACATAGACATGGATATCGCAAACTGGGGCGCAAGTCTCAGCATCGTGCCGCCCTCCTGAAAAACCTGGCCATCGCGCTGACGGAGCACGGACGTATCGAGACCACACTGCCCAAAGCCAAAGAGCTGCGGAAATATTACGAGAAGCTGATCAGCAAAGCATCTGCCGGTGACTTCAACGCTCACCGCGCGGTCTTCGCTCAGCTTCAGGATAAGCAGAGCACCAAGAAACTGGTCGAAGAGATCGCTCCCGAATACAAAGAGCGTCCGGGCGGTTACACCCGGATCATCAAGACCCGTGTCCGCCGCGGTGACGCTGCGGAAATGGCAATTATCGAACTGGTCTGA
- a CDS encoding UDP-N-acetylmuramoyl-L-alanyl-D-glutamate--2,6-diaminopimelate ligase yields the protein MIVPIEEEGFGEITDNTRELKEGRALLATAQNAPYRGELTAEIKTLTPEELIDRWGLKDMKVIGVTGTNGKTTTTALIYSLLIDLGYSAALQGTRGLFVDDRPIEEKHMTTPSILETLWNMKRAKEAGAEYFVMEVSSHAIDQDRIEGLDFALKVHTNVTRDHLDYHGTLEEYRRVKSLFFSDDSLKLLNKDEIKSITFNPKNAYTYGVEEPATFKVLAYSLQNGISAVVQFRQEQEAFFSNMMGLFNLYNLLAAIASVKLLTDRPLAEICDVVENFGGVSGRMEVVSAKPTIIVDFAHTDDGMYRVLDSLKDKDLVVVFGAGGDRDRGKRPRMGAVAGRFAKKIYVTSDNPRSEDPEAIIAEILQGLKGKEGVRAIVDRREAIERAIDELQEDEILLILGKGDESTQEIAGVKHPFDDREVVRQILEKQGTQR from the coding sequence GTGATTGTTCCTATCGAAGAGGAGGGGTTTGGTGAAATCACCGACAATACCCGGGAATTGAAAGAAGGCCGGGCGCTTCTGGCGACAGCACAGAATGCCCCTTATCGCGGTGAACTCACTGCCGAGATCAAAACGCTGACGCCGGAAGAGTTGATCGATCGCTGGGGCCTGAAGGATATGAAGGTGATCGGTGTCACCGGCACCAACGGCAAAACCACCACGACGGCCCTGATCTACTCTTTGCTGATCGACCTGGGGTATTCGGCGGCGCTGCAGGGGACGCGAGGGCTCTTTGTCGACGATCGTCCCATCGAAGAGAAGCATATGACCACCCCTTCGATCCTGGAGACCCTCTGGAATATGAAACGGGCCAAGGAGGCCGGAGCGGAATATTTCGTGATGGAAGTGAGCTCTCACGCCATCGACCAGGATCGGATCGAAGGATTGGATTTTGCCCTCAAGGTCCACACCAATGTCACTCGGGATCATTTGGATTACCACGGGACCCTCGAAGAGTATCGCCGGGTCAAAAGCCTTTTCTTTTCCGACGACTCCCTCAAACTCCTGAACAAAGACGAGATCAAAAGCATTACTTTCAATCCCAAGAATGCCTACACCTACGGTGTAGAGGAGCCCGCCACTTTCAAAGTCCTGGCCTATTCCCTGCAGAATGGAATCAGTGCGGTCGTTCAATTCCGGCAGGAGCAGGAAGCCTTTTTCTCAAATATGATGGGGCTTTTCAACCTCTACAACCTCCTGGCGGCCATCGCCTCGGTCAAACTCCTGACCGATCGGCCCTTGGCGGAGATCTGCGATGTGGTGGAGAATTTCGGCGGGGTCAGCGGTCGGATGGAAGTCGTAAGTGCCAAGCCGACGATCATCGTCGATTTCGCCCATACCGACGACGGGATGTATCGGGTCCTCGACAGTCTCAAGGATAAGGATCTAGTCGTTGTCTTCGGTGCGGGAGGAGACCGGGACCGTGGCAAGCGCCCCCGGATGGGAGCCGTGGCCGGGCGTTTTGCCAAGAAAATCTACGTCACCAGTGACAATCCCCGCAGTGAAGATCCCGAAGCGATCATCGCCGAGATCCTCCAGGGCCTCAAAGGCAAAGAAGGCGTCCGGGCCATCGTGGATCGACGTGAAGCGATTGAACGTGCCATCGATGAGCTCCAGGAGGATGAGATCCTTTTGATCCTGGGCAAAGGGGATGAGAGTACCCAGGAGATCGCCGGGGTCAAGCACCCTTTCGACGATAGGGAAGTGGTGCGACAGATTCTTGAAAAGCAAGGGACACAACGCTAG
- a CDS encoding DUF7149 domain-containing protein codes for MLKIKCLKPRQYLSPLYSKQTITSSELEKFENALHNYLEKTKQQLTAQQSEPNIVSNALKPFFESLGYVAQSYSQKGQSGIDLALIQENKPAVIIEAKAPGSSGMISPLEINRKAFHEAVLYFMRERAQGNRAIYHIVITDFYRWFVFDAKEFERLFWQNKRVRKIFKSVENSSLLGSRTEDFYQMLSEEIISMQKNLVEDQEIEAACFDLRDPRSERQNAALYKLFSKEMLLKSFNPNDANTLNKEFYNELLYIMGLEEHKEKGKKIISRARHPQMASLYENTARNLKYAGYPSDFETVLRLNIIWINRILFLKLLEAQLLRWNGGEERYRFLNIHTIEDFDRLKIFFFDILARPQEKRSHKEYPQIPFLNSSLFEISPVEKRYIDISTLEDHCELPYYPKTVLKDTDGRRRKGTADMLQYLFEFLDAYDFASEGGEEIVTQNKTLINAAVLGLIFEKLNGYREGSYYTPSFVTMYMSRETIERAVIEKFNRLKGWSCKNLDELDDRIEDKKEANEIIDSLTICDPAVGSGHFLVSVLNTILEIKSRLRILFDAEGRRIKDYTLEVKNDELIIRDDEGELFGYRSNSREKGRIQKAIFEEKKKIIENSLFGVDINPNAAQIARLRLWIELLKHSYYDRNGRLVTMPNIDINIKVGNSLVSRYGLHDEITIPNIRHKIEEYKALVREYKEGAFETTKAQMQQVIEEIKAMFGLTLQEQWKQTKRYKKLLYEYVREFGFEGLSREMQLDALDFNFGRHGRLFDDEIDSEGIEKREEMLKELKDAYALIEEIRAGRIYENAFEWRFEFPEVLDEEGNFLGFDAILANPPYILEDENKKVFEGLHKTECYQGKTDIWHLFACRAVDLIRDDGYISFIAKNQWLESSAASKMRRKIYDNTEILNIIDFGPNMVFEEASQQTMIFLLQKHKVEKHQIHFIKFTKSLPLERIASILNEGLPQDHQGEVAYGIKEIPRVFNENENLKFSSDLHEKILNKIDAHKNFEFEPKKEIIQGIIGGPDKAFIVDEGMLDNFSGDEKSYLRNFHTNTQRYYTPPSEKYIFYISAKNFYGTIDDYPNIKAFFEKNKTLLKEKKEKYKTPNKPYFFLHRERDESFFMKGPKIAFAARTHGRNFTYTEESFYGSRNLFFIKSERVDLKYIAALLNSKLIYFYMQERLKHNGELLQIDKNQFMKVPLFVPEDTQVFDKLVNQIIEKKKSGEATDELEARIDRMVYELYGLSDEEIGIVERSLQEEGR; via the coding sequence ATGCTGAAAATCAAATGCCTCAAACCTCGTCAATACCTCTCACCGCTTTACTCCAAACAAACTATTACAAGTTCTGAACTTGAAAAGTTTGAAAATGCTCTTCATAATTATCTGGAAAAAACGAAACAACAGTTGACGGCTCAGCAGTCCGAGCCCAATATTGTTTCCAATGCGCTCAAACCGTTCTTCGAGTCCCTGGGTTATGTGGCGCAGAGCTATTCGCAGAAGGGCCAAAGCGGTATAGATTTGGCTTTGATCCAGGAGAATAAGCCTGCGGTTATTATCGAAGCGAAGGCTCCCGGTTCTTCCGGGATGATTAGCCCCTTAGAGATTAACAGAAAAGCTTTTCACGAGGCGGTGCTCTATTTTATGCGGGAGCGGGCACAGGGTAATCGAGCTATTTACCATATTGTCATCACAGACTTTTACCGCTGGTTCGTTTTCGATGCCAAAGAGTTTGAGCGGCTTTTTTGGCAAAACAAAAGGGTAAGGAAGATTTTCAAAAGCGTTGAAAATTCTTCTCTTTTGGGGAGCAGGACGGAGGATTTCTATCAGATGCTTTCAGAAGAGATCATTTCTATGCAGAAGAATCTGGTAGAGGATCAGGAGATCGAGGCGGCCTGCTTTGATTTGAGAGATCCGAGAAGCGAAAGGCAAAACGCCGCTCTGTATAAACTCTTCTCCAAAGAGATGCTCTTAAAGAGTTTCAATCCCAATGACGCCAATACCCTCAATAAAGAGTTTTACAACGAATTGCTCTATATTATGGGGCTCGAAGAGCACAAAGAGAAAGGCAAAAAGATTATCTCCCGGGCTCGGCATCCCCAAATGGCCTCTTTGTATGAAAATACGGCCCGCAATCTCAAATATGCCGGATACCCCTCGGATTTTGAAACTGTGCTTCGGCTCAATATTATCTGGATCAACCGGATTTTGTTTTTGAAGCTTCTGGAGGCTCAGCTTCTACGGTGGAATGGCGGCGAAGAGCGTTATAGATTTCTTAATATCCATACTATCGAAGACTTCGACCGCCTGAAGATCTTCTTTTTCGATATTCTCGCTCGCCCACAAGAGAAGAGGAGTCACAAAGAGTATCCGCAGATTCCCTTTCTCAATTCGTCACTCTTTGAAATCTCGCCTGTAGAGAAGCGCTATATCGACATATCCACCCTCGAAGACCACTGCGAACTGCCCTACTATCCGAAGACGGTGCTCAAAGATACAGACGGAAGGCGCAGAAAGGGTACTGCCGATATGCTTCAGTATCTTTTCGAGTTTCTCGATGCCTACGATTTCGCAAGCGAAGGAGGCGAAGAGATTGTCACACAGAACAAGACACTCATCAACGCCGCGGTATTGGGGCTGATCTTCGAAAAGCTCAACGGTTATCGTGAGGGAAGCTACTACACACCGAGCTTTGTGACAATGTATATGTCCCGCGAAACGATCGAAAGAGCGGTGATTGAGAAATTCAACCGTTTGAAGGGGTGGTCGTGCAAGAATCTGGATGAGCTTGACGACAGGATCGAAGACAAAAAAGAGGCCAACGAGATTATCGACAGTTTGACGATCTGCGATCCGGCGGTGGGAAGCGGCCATTTCCTCGTTTCCGTACTCAATACGATTCTCGAGATCAAAAGCAGGCTGCGTATTCTCTTCGATGCCGAGGGACGGCGGATCAAAGACTATACGCTGGAGGTGAAAAACGACGAGCTGATTATCAGGGATGATGAGGGGGAGCTCTTTGGGTATCGAAGTAACTCCCGGGAAAAGGGGCGGATACAGAAGGCCATTTTCGAAGAGAAGAAAAAGATTATCGAAAACTCCCTCTTTGGTGTCGATATCAACCCCAACGCCGCGCAGATTGCGCGGCTGCGTCTCTGGATCGAGCTGCTCAAACACAGCTATTACGACCGCAACGGACGATTGGTGACGATGCCCAATATCGATATCAATATCAAAGTGGGCAACTCGCTGGTGAGCCGATACGGCCTGCACGACGAGATCACGATCCCCAATATCCGCCACAAGATCGAAGAGTACAAGGCGCTGGTGCGCGAATACAAGGAAGGAGCCTTCGAGACCACCAAGGCGCAGATGCAGCAGGTCATCGAAGAGATCAAAGCGATGTTCGGCCTGACGCTTCAGGAGCAGTGGAAGCAGACGAAGCGATATAAAAAGCTTCTCTACGAGTATGTCAGGGAATTCGGGTTCGAAGGGTTGAGCCGAGAGATGCAGTTGGACGCTTTGGATTTCAACTTTGGGCGGCACGGGCGGCTCTTCGACGATGAGATCGACTCAGAAGGAATCGAAAAGCGCGAAGAGATGCTCAAAGAGCTCAAAGATGCCTATGCCCTGATCGAGGAGATCCGTGCGGGACGCATCTATGAAAACGCTTTCGAGTGGCGCTTCGAGTTTCCCGAAGTTTTGGATGAAGAGGGGAACTTTTTGGGATTCGATGCGATACTTGCGAACCCACCCTATATTCTTGAAGATGAAAATAAAAAAGTTTTCGAAGGGCTTCATAAGACCGAATGTTATCAAGGGAAAACGGATATATGGCATTTGTTTGCCTGCCGTGCGGTTGACTTGATTCGTGATGATGGTTATATCAGCTTTATCGCCAAAAACCAGTGGCTTGAGAGTAGCGCGGCTTCGAAGATGCGCCGTAAAATCTATGACAATACTGAGATATTGAATATCATTGATTTCGGTCCCAATATGGTTTTTGAAGAAGCCAGTCAACAGACGATGATATTTTTATTGCAAAAACATAAAGTCGAAAAACATCAAATACACTTTATAAAATTTACAAAAAGCTTACCCCTTGAACGGATAGCTTCAATCTTGAATGAGGGGTTACCTCAAGATCATCAAGGAGAAGTTGCCTATGGCATCAAAGAGATCCCAAGAGTATTCAATGAAAACGAGAATCTCAAATTTTCATCCGATCTTCACGAAAAGATACTGAATAAAATCGATGCACATAAAAATTTTGAATTCGAGCCCAAAAAGGAGATCATTCAAGGCATCATAGGTGGGCCGGACAAAGCCTTTATCGTTGATGAGGGCATGCTTGATAACTTTTCTGGTGACGAAAAGTCCTATTTGAGAAACTTTCATACCAACACACAAAGATACTATACGCCACCGAGTGAGAAGTATATTTTTTATATTAGCGCAAAAAATTTTTATGGAACGATTGATGATTACCCAAATATTAAGGCCTTCTTTGAGAAAAATAAGACACTTTTAAAAGAAAAAAAAGAAAAATACAAAACTCCTAACAAACCATATTTTTTTCTTCATAGAGAAAGGGATGAGTCTTTCTTCATGAAAGGTCCTAAAATTGCATTCGCCGCCCGCACACATGGAAGAAATTTTACATACACTGAAGAGTCTTTTTATGGTTCCAGAAACCTTTTCTTTATCAAATCAGAACGGGTGGATCTCAAATATATAGCAGCACTACTCAACTCCAAATTGATCTATTTCTATATGCAGGAACGACTTAAACACAATGGAGAGCTGTTGCAGATTGACAAAAATCAATTTATGAAAGTGCCTCTATTTGTGCCGGAAGATACGCAGGTATTCGATAAATTGGTCAATCAGATCATCGAAAAGAAAAAATCCGGCGAAGCCACGGATGAGCTCGAAGCTCGGATCGACCGGATGGTTTATGAGCTGTATGGGCTGAGCGATGAGGAGATCGGGATCGTTGAACGTAGTTTGCAAGAGGAAGGAAGATAG
- a CDS encoding ATP-binding protein, translating to MNETELLAYLKQLCGTEDEKCEHKEFSRLRHALANNAGKDIVSYVSALANMEGGILLIGVKDGLSQIVGIDDTSDLTPQRLPQRLCELCTNLSTERLSVDEYITSDTEKKVWVLHVPRHCPRKPVYAHKKAWQRNGESLIGLTQERERVILAEPMGIADDWSMAIVEEASIDDLSQEAITVAREEYKTKHPGLALEVEGWDDATFLNKAKLAIGGRLTRAALLLLGKEESSHLLAPAVPQISWVLKDEEGVEQGYEHFGLPILLSARKVHEKIRNHRIRYMSESKLFPEEVQKYDPWVIYEALHNCIAHQDYELGGRINVVEFPDRLVISNLGSFIPGSVENVIRQDAPPERYRNPFLSRAMVEINMIDTIGSGIRRIFSKMKQRYFPMPDYRISPERVEVTIYGRILDERYSELLARDNSLTLEAVIALDRIAKKLPVDRETIKELRSAGLVEGRVPNLYISAKVAQATGEKAKYTRYRGMDKQYYFDLIVKGIQQHGFLTRKDIDDLLTDKLPDYMNEKQRRTKISNLINELSNKLEKICNEGSDRSPKWVLCEDRDITNNY from the coding sequence ATGAATGAAACGGAACTCCTGGCTTATCTAAAACAGCTCTGCGGAACGGAAGACGAAAAATGTGAGCACAAAGAGTTCAGTCGTCTGCGCCATGCGCTGGCCAACAATGCGGGGAAAGATATAGTCAGTTATGTTTCGGCCTTGGCCAATATGGAAGGGGGGATTTTGCTAATCGGCGTCAAAGACGGGCTCTCACAAATCGTGGGAATCGACGATACGAGCGATTTGACTCCCCAACGGCTCCCTCAGCGCCTCTGCGAACTTTGCACCAATCTGAGTACGGAGAGGCTTTCGGTTGATGAATATATCACTTCCGATACAGAAAAAAAGGTCTGGGTGCTTCATGTCCCGCGGCATTGTCCCCGCAAACCGGTCTATGCGCATAAAAAGGCGTGGCAGCGCAATGGAGAGAGTCTCATCGGACTGACACAGGAACGGGAGCGGGTTATTCTCGCTGAACCGATGGGCATTGCGGACGATTGGAGTATGGCGATTGTGGAAGAAGCATCCATCGATGACCTTTCACAAGAAGCGATTACAGTGGCACGGGAAGAGTACAAAACGAAACATCCCGGACTTGCTTTGGAAGTAGAAGGGTGGGATGATGCAACCTTTCTCAACAAAGCGAAACTGGCGATCGGCGGTCGATTGACCCGGGCGGCATTGCTGCTGCTTGGAAAAGAGGAGTCGAGCCACCTTTTGGCTCCGGCAGTCCCGCAGATTAGCTGGGTTTTGAAAGATGAAGAGGGGGTCGAACAGGGATATGAGCATTTTGGGTTACCGATTCTGCTCAGTGCGAGGAAGGTCCACGAGAAGATCAGAAATCACCGTATCCGCTATATGTCCGAGTCGAAACTTTTTCCCGAAGAAGTGCAAAAATACGATCCGTGGGTTATTTATGAAGCATTGCATAACTGTATAGCTCACCAGGATTATGAACTGGGCGGTCGGATCAATGTGGTTGAGTTCCCCGACAGATTGGTGATTTCCAATCTGGGTTCGTTTATTCCCGGCAGCGTGGAAAATGTTATTCGGCAGGATGCCCCGCCTGAGAGGTATCGCAATCCTTTTCTGTCCAGGGCGATGGTTGAAATAAACATGATCGATACGATCGGAAGTGGCATTCGTCGAATTTTTTCCAAAATGAAGCAGCGTTATTTCCCTATGCCGGACTATCGGATTTCGCCTGAACGTGTAGAGGTCACTATCTATGGACGAATTTTGGATGAGCGTTATTCAGAATTACTGGCCCGTGACAACTCATTGACTCTGGAAGCCGTCATTGCCCTTGATCGTATTGCTAAAAAACTTCCGGTAGATCGAGAGACAATCAAAGAGCTGCGTTCTGCCGGGCTGGTAGAAGGGAGAGTCCCCAATCTGTATATTTCCGCCAAAGTGGCACAGGCGACAGGCGAAAAAGCGAAATATACACGTTATCGGGGAATGGACAAACAATATTACTTTGACCTGATCGTTAAGGGTATCCAACAGCATGGTTTTCTGACGAGAAAGGATATTGATGATTTGTTGACAGATAAATTGCCGGATTATATGAATGAGAAGCAAAGGAGGACGAAAATTAGTAATTTAATCAACGAATTATCAAATAAATTAGAAAAAATTTGCAATGAAGGATCCGACAGGTCCCCAAAATGGGTGCTTTGTGAGGATCGAGACATTACTAATAACTATTGA
- a CDS encoding NUDIX domain-containing protein, with translation MIQTPFLATDGIIEIYDGEVLKGIVLIERKNEPKGLALPGGFVEIGERVEDACVREMREETGLEVRIRRLLGIYSDPKRDPRFHTASAVFVCEASGLPRGGDDAKEAHIYTLESIPFERLCFDHARILRDYLRR, from the coding sequence ATGATTCAAACTCCATTTTTGGCCACCGACGGTATCATCGAGATTTACGACGGAGAAGTCCTGAAAGGCATTGTTCTCATCGAGCGTAAAAATGAGCCGAAAGGGCTGGCGCTTCCCGGTGGTTTCGTGGAAATTGGGGAGCGTGTGGAGGATGCCTGCGTGCGGGAGATGCGGGAGGAGACGGGCCTGGAGGTAAGGATCCGTCGTCTTCTGGGTATCTATTCCGATCCGAAGCGGGACCCGAGATTCCATACCGCCAGCGCGGTCTTTGTCTGTGAAGCTTCCGGGCTTCCCCGGGGTGGAGATGATGCCAAAGAGGCTCATATTTACACTCTGGAGTCGATCCCTTTCGAAAGGCTCTGTTTTGATCACGCCCGGATCTTGAGGGATTATCTAAGACGATAG
- a CDS encoding DUF2249 domain-containing protein: MKRELLDARRMEHPEPLEKAIAILRELERGQYLYMLHRKEPVPLLALAKEHRLNHLSRCSEEGVWHILITPDNSADLEKLLDPELDRALVAAESLS; this comes from the coding sequence GTGAAACGGGAACTGCTCGATGCCCGCAGGATGGAGCACCCCGAGCCCCTGGAAAAAGCCATCGCCATATTGCGGGAGTTGGAACGGGGGCAATACCTCTATATGCTCCACCGCAAAGAGCCGGTGCCCCTGCTGGCCCTGGCCAAGGAGCACCGGCTCAACCATCTGAGCCGGTGCAGCGAAGAGGGGGTATGGCATATTCTCATCACCCCGGACAATTCGGCGGATTTGGAGAAGCTGCTGGATCCCGAACTCGACCGGGCCCTTGTGGCCGCAGAATCGCTTTCATAA